A part of Aspergillus flavus chromosome 1, complete sequence genomic DNA contains:
- a CDS encoding putative vitamin H transporter, producing MEKRDIEPRVAESLSSDFDPALEKKLLRKLDWRIIPALWFLFLVSFMDRSNIGNAKIAGMVKELHMVGNDYNVAVTMFTVAYVIFGVPANLLVKKFGPRMLVLYMFTWGLFVMGQGLTKTATGLIACRFFMGMCEAGFVPGCAYLIGSYYKRDEFLRRYAIFFSANMAAGAINGLFSSLLTGLKLSGYAGWRWLFLIEAIITMGISIVCYWIVVPFPEDANFLTPEEKALLLARLEADGGGVRNDPISFKRVLSMAADWKIWICVLAYIGAEESASSLVAFQPTILKDLGWTARSAQAHGIPIYAVAFVLTLSSAWLSDHLRHRFLFTLFGSVLIIIGWSVQLAHYLPAGVRYMGMFFVASGAFIMMSITVVWLCVNLGKGVKRSVGMGLLPAFGNCGAFVSGNVFITSQSPKYPVGFGVGLGFAVMAGVASTVYYFGLRAENRRRASQPEKEWTPESVQDLGDAHPDFRFQL from the exons ATGGAGAAACGAGATATTGAGCCCCGGGTCGCAGAGTCCTTGAGCAGCGACTTTGATCCAGCCTTGGAGAAAAAGTTGCTACGGAAATTGGACTGGCGGATCATCCCTGCGCTATGGTTTCTATTCCTCGTGTCGTTCATGGACCGATCGAATATCGG AAATGCCAAAATCGCTGGAATGGTCAAAGAGCTGCATATGGTCGGAAATGATTACAATGTCGCCGTTACAATGTTCACTGTCGCATACGTGATCTTCGGAGTGCCCGCCAATCTACTGGTGAAGAAATTCGGTCCTAGAATGCTGGTTCTTTACATGTTCACTTGGG GGCTATTTGTGATGGGTCAGGGCTTGACCAAGACTGCGACAGGGCTGATCGCGTGCCGATTTTTCATGGGGATGTGTGAAGCAGGGTTTGTTCCTG GCTGCGCATATTTGATCGGGAGCTACTATAAGCGGGATGAGTTTCTGCGCCGCTATGCGATTTTCTTCAGTGCCAATATGGCAGCCGGCGCAATCAATGGG CTTTTCTCGAGTCTCTTGACGGGGTTGAAGCTCAGCGGATACGCAGGGTGGCGATG GCTCTTCTTGATCGAAGCCATCATTACCATGGGTATTAGCATCGTTTGCTATTGGATTGTCGTACCTTTCCCAGAAGACGCGAATTTCCTGACgcccgaggagaaggcgTTGCTGCTGGCTCGCCTGGAGGCCGATGGTGGTGGCGTCCGCAACGACCCCATTTCGTTCAAACGGGTACTCAGTATGGCGGCCGACTGGAAGATATGGATCTG TGTCCTGGCCTACATCGGTGCCGAAGAAAGCGCCAGTTCTCTCGTAGCATTCCAGCCCACCATCCTCAAGGACCTTGGCTGGACCGCCCGCTCCGCTCAGGCGCACGGCATTCCTATCTATGCGGTCGCATTTGTGTTGACGCTGTCCAGTGCCTGGTTGAGTGATCATCTACGACACCGCTTCCTATTCACTCTTTTCGGCTCGGTTTTGATCATTATTGGTTGGAGTGTCCAGCTGGCGCACTATCTGCCAGCGGGTGTCCGCTATATGGGCATGTTCTTTGTGGCTTCCGGTGCTTTCATCATGATGTCAATCACGGTGGTATGGTTGTGTGTTAACCTCGGCAAAGGAGTAAAGCGCAGCGTGGGTATGGGCCTGCTTCCAGCATTTGGCAATTGCGGTGCCTTTGTGTCCGGGAACGTGTTTATCACCAGCCAGTCCCCCAAATACCCGGTGGGATTCGGCGTTGGGTTAGGATTTGCAGTCATGGCCGGAGTGGCGAGCACGGTGTACTATTTCGGGTTGCGCGCAGAGAACCGCCGTCGCGCCAGCCAGCCCGAGAAGGAGTGGACTCCGGAAAGTGTTCAGGATCTCGGAGATGCGCACCCAGACTTTCGGTTTCAGCTGTAG
- a CDS encoding putative acetolactate synthase, producing the protein MADESTVGSPIVADAFLEALAEAGVDYLFTVLGSDHPSIIEAYIRRQNDPTRQYPKMILFQHEFVAMSAADGYARISHKPACVIAHVDVGTAALGQGLHNASSGRAPVVVFAGVAPSTLLGEAPGSRSEHVQWYQDIRDQAALVAPYSRFSAEIKSPHNVGSLVHRAVLMATTGSPGPVYLTATREILATPIPSVEPRPKPVPSCHLGSLSPEAVEMIGNALLEAKAPLVITGYLGRSHRAVQQLITLADTVQGLRVFDSELREVCFPATHPACLTRSTGAAPAIQSADVILVLDADVPWIPRRVHPSPSAEIYHIDLDPRKERMNMFDIGASATFHADTTSALTQLNAYITSSPRLPALQEAWTSRGQDLLTAHKEGKARIDSRATAPLSTPNEPCTVDYLCSRIRASVPQDTIYITDSVTNQVPMTEQLQLTRPGSHLTKGGSGLGWSGGAAIGASLATARYDISDRPNLHLNETTKTPFICNIIGDGSFVFSVPTAVYWAAHRYQTPFLTVILNNGGWNATRQCLADVHPSGVAAGLSNRDLGISLVEDGPDYGEVAKAAANGNLWTKRVRSVRELDVVLREGIRVVVEERKSVVLDVVIR; encoded by the exons ATGGCCGATGAAAGTACTGTGGGAAGCCCTATCGTGGCGGATGCGTTTCTGGAGGCTCTGGCGGAA GCCGGTGTCGACTACCTCTTCACCGTACTTGGCTCCGATCACCCTAGTATCATTGAAGCCTATATCCGCCGCCAAAATGACCCCACTCGTCAGTATCCCAAGATGATCCTCTTCCAACACGAG TTCGTAGCCATGTCAGCTGCTGATGGCTACGCTAGGATCAGTCACAAACCGGCATGTGTGATCGCCCACGTGGACGTGGGGACCGCTGCCCTGGGCCAGGGTCTGCACAATGCATCTAGCGGACGTGCCCCTGTCGTAGTCTTCGCCGGTGTCGCCCCATCCACGCTGTTGGGTGAGGCTCCAGGTTCTCGCTCGGAACATGTCCAGTGGTACCAGGATATTCGCGATCAGGCGGCCCTCGTGGCACCCTATAGCCGCTTTAGCGCGGAGATCAAGTCCCCGCATAATGTTGGGAGTCTGGTGCATCGCGCCGTCCTGATGGCCACGACCGGCTCCCCAGGTCCAGTGTATCTCACTGCAACTCGGGAGATCCTAGCTACCCCCATCCCCTCAGTGGAGCCCCGGCCAAAGCCCGTCCCATCCTGTCACTTGGGATCCCTCTCTCCCGAAGCAGTGGAGATGATCGGTAACGCACTGTTGGAGGCAAAAGCCCCTCTCGTGATCACAGGGTATCTAGGCCGAAGCCACCGCGCAGTCCAACAACTAATTACCCTGGCGGACACAGTCCAAGGTCTCCGAGTCTTCGACTCCGAGCTCCGGGAGGTCTGCTTCCCGGCAACCCACCCAGCCTGCCTAACCCGCAGCACAGGCGCCGCACCGGCCATCCAATCCGCCGACGTAATTCTCGTCCTAGACGCCGACGTCCCTTGGATCCCACGACGAGTGCACCCCTCCCCAAGCGCAGAAATCTACCACATCGACCTGGACCCGCGCAAAGAACGCATGAACATGTTCGACATCGGCGCCTCCGCCACCTTCCACGCCGACACAACATCAGCCCTAACTCAACTAAACGCGTACATAACCAGCTCCCCGCGGCTCCCAGCCCTCCAAGAAGCCTGGACCTCCCGAGGCCAAGATCTCCTAACTGCCCACAAGGAAGGGAAAGCCCGCATCGACTCCCGCGCCACAGCACCCCTCTCAACTCCTAATGAGCCATGCACGGTCGACTACCTATGTAGCCGCATCCGCGCCTCCGTCCCACAGGACACAATCTACATCACAGACTCAGTCACCAACCAAGTCCCCATGACGGAACAACTCCAACTCACCCGTCCCGGATCCCACCTTACAAAAGGAGGCAGCGGACTGGGCTGGTCCGGCGGCGCAGCCATCGGCGCTTCACTCGCAACAGCCCGGTACGATATCTCCGATCGACCTAATCTCCACCTGAACGAAACCACCAAAACACCTTTCATCTGTAACATCATCGGCGACGGGAGCTTCGTTTTCTCCGTGCCTACGGCAGTTTACTGGGCTGCGCATCGATATCAGACGCCTTTCTTGACTGTTATCTTGAATAACGGGGGTTGGAATGCTACGAGGCAGTGTTTGGCCGATGTGCATCCTAGCGGTGTGGCTGCCGGATTATCGAATAGGGATCTTGGGATCTCGCTGGTGGAGGATGGGCCGGACTATGGGGAGGTGGCGAAGGCTGCTGCTAATGGTAATTTGTGGACGAAGAGGGTGCGTAGTGTGAGGGAGTTGGATGTGGTGTTGAGGGAGGGGATTAGGGTTGTGGTTGAAGAGCGGAAGTCAGTTGTTTTGGATGTCGTTATTAGGTAG
- a CDS encoding cytochrome P450 monooxygenase translates to MTLSAESSQLPWALGNIVQQVHGIPIWGTVLTILVLVVLHYAIYAVYNITFHPLAKYPGPKVAAMTRIVYTSHLLSGRLVEFLHQTHLKYGAVVRVAPNEVIFTSSQAWNDIYNVRQGAPEMGKDTPLYQSLGTPPTIAEAGHDLHRRYRRLLAKGFSEAGLREQEPVIQQKISVLIKQLHAATAKGTTPEMTSWFNFFTFDLISELTFGESFKCLENGRFHPWILMVTQSIKFRAIIQALGYYPLLFKLFMGLIPKSYQEAFRDHQKLTSENVQRRIDKKVDYTDLASNLIDPKHNLERYEIDGNCAVLIVAGSETTTTALSATMYYLTQNPEAKAKVIKEVRSSFSSAEEITAISVNQLKYLPACFNEAMRKLPPAPAVFTRRVPREGAYIAGNWIPGGTHVGMCHFATNNSSLNFKDPEKYTPERWLGDPEYEDDARAAMQVFSVGPRNCIGQNLARLELRLLLSRVIWEFDWELDPVSVDWDKDMPVYLSWGMKPLKFHFTPVVR, encoded by the exons ATGACTTTGAGTGCAGAATCATCCCAGCTGCCATGGGCTTTGGGCAATATTGTTCAACAAGTCCATGGAATTCCAATTTGGGGTACCGTCTTAACCATATTGGTACTTGTAGTGTTG CACTATGCTATCTACGCAGTCTACAACATTACATTTCATCCACTTGCAAAATACCCCGGACCGAAAGTGGCAGCGATGACCCGCATAGTGTATACCTCTCACTTACTCTCCGGCAGGCTCGTTGAGTTCCTCCACCAGACACATCTGAAATACGGAGCAGTAGTGCGAGTCGCCCCCAATGAAGTCATTTTCACTTCGAGCCAGGCATGGAACGATATATATAACGTTCGGCAGGGCGCGCCAGAGATGGGCAAAGACACACCACTATACCAAAGTTTGGGAACTCCTCCTACGATCGCCGAAGCAGGGCACGACCTTCATCGCCGGTATCGCCGTCTACTTGCAAAAGGGTTCTCGGAGGCTGGATTACGGGAGCAGGAGCCCGTTATACAGCAGAAGATCTCCGTGTTAATCAAACAACTCCATGCTGCGACAGCAAAAGGCACTACGCCGGAGATGACATCGTGGTTCAAT TTCTTCACGTTTGACCTGATTTCAGAGCTTACCTTTGGCGAATCTTTCAAATGTCTAGAGAACGGCCGGTTTCACCCGTGGATACTCATGGTCACTCAGTCCATAAAGTTCAGAGCCATTATTCAAGCGCTGGGATACTATCCTTTACTATTCAAACTCTTCATGGGCCTGATCCCGAAGTCCTACCAGGAGGCATTCAGGGATCATCAGAAACTTACTTCTGAGAATGTTCAGCGTCGAATAGACAAGAAAGTCGACTATACCGACCTAGCCTCGAATCTTATAGATCCGAAACACAATCTCGAAAGGTATGAGATCGACGGCAACTGCGCCGTACTTATTGTCGCTGGAAGTGAAACCACCACTACTGCTCTTAGTGCGACTATGTATTATCTGACCCAAAACCCCGAAGCAAAGGCGAAGGTGATCAAAGAGGTTCGAAGCTCCTTCTCCAGTGCAGAGGAGATTACCGCGATCAGCGTCAACCAACTCAAGTATCTACCGGCGTGCTTTAATGAAGCTATGCGAAAACTTCCCCCCGCGCCAGCTGTGTTTACCCGCCGTGTCCCCAGGGAGGGGGCATATATTGCAGGAAATTGGATCCCGGGAGGCACGCACGTTGGTATGTGCCATTTTGCTACGAATAATTCGAGCCTCAACTTCAAGGATCCTGAGAAATATACCCCCGAAAGATGGTTGGGTGATCCTGAgtatgaagatgatgctcgCGCTGCAATGCAGGTATTCAGTGTCGGACCGCGGAATTGTATTGGGCAGAACCTTGCAAGATTGGAGTTGCGCCTTTTGTTATCCCGTGTTATATGGGAGTTTGATTGGGAGCTGGACCCTGTTTCGGTGGATTGGGACAAGGACATGCCGGTTTATCTTAGTTGGGGTATGAAGCCATTGAAATTTCATTTTACGCCTGTGGTTCGCTAG
- a CDS encoding ankyrin repeat-containing domain protein has translation MAGPESGLFVEWPLSDDSSTLDSAGLDLVLVHGLYGGSDESVKSRVSPGSGSSAWIDGYAQSSNTNSRVLIFKYNCEDILAGIYTRDAIQRQAISLLNGLSTLREKAPARSIMFISHDIGGLIVKDALQLAAIDSAKWAGIADYARTLIFSGCLQRSSDDLELQNQVSAFLLGVYKPELLKISPSLAYVPGIIDATVEINGLFVESKVYLRSYMVSIHAHESTPGRIHHVFDRFSGTLGFPFETCIAEEPTKSLEDNFSKIRTHLAAQSSVLTSPQSHLIDRERLFLSLAHPIDPFTTAPNANHGIHQIDAVKKWLHSPRDQVLHIYGTHGAHEAGEQLFYSIQKLCREDKNLHLTLYFSFDGWDERRSSLNRMLSTLWAQVVCHLSETYSGWTDTVLTQIAQEHCWTDIDLIKWFRKLQNWTPVRNISLVVNYVDECSSASYNSLIQLLSQMPFGNSCPCWIAITSQKHLDIAQGPSTWQSVDLGTVITDMRLESPTDMDFARLLQSHPELTLQRPLICETIESFSSGNSLSRHILFEQLRKNKNWSWDITRLVSFLREANNNKFSVELILDRVLRSLGDSNLVHLILTWLIYAARPLTVWELATAIKFTSRPSPEPWANFNVMGARETGSTLESWLAGIVRIEHNEIRIPDRRVRDIFSQCSNATDNTYIWQEIRGTAEFYITQSCLEYLTLSDIQEKMQARLPASASESIEPSCQLRRRDLCFYATQTWTYHAAQISAPCDYSSLLDSFTRSEAALVWAKVFWSVSNWATRPSQTFGSLYPVFAGVGLSNIITPSGQLDMSQGLIEAARNGQSSTVSGLISKLEYSESTLWEALLAVLSFGDERIALEILGILEISEGKEEEKRQWPPALMYRAAFLDLPDFAEKLLQMGCAPEPGGPMEEKTLRTPFLTAAAYNSTATMHVLMKHGADIHHRGMLQRTALHYTGDLNCIEAAEALVTECHDILDQGEEDGLTPVYESSQWGQYAMLKCLLELGADPNMGACTKTTTPRWSPLVAAAEEGHDECVRVLLDYGANTNIPGPWGTDTPLRYAAVNGHEATCRALLDGGADPNCPLISPPLLIELFNYSNEIPSSTMLNLLDLFLDRGAQANAKDESGTTALTMAVTRGEESLVRCLLDHGADPRASGDPFGLLAIAIDQGGSLIRLLAERGANLETRNHQDVTPLMYAATRCHTDALAALLQWNVVIDAEVNHTKPDWPGWTALCFAANHDNQKGLKLLIEAGADLSHRTADGFCPIHLAGECSALRLLLEYRKRIDIDERTSFGSTALMLATADPPAPIDRIKLLINAGANLNAQDKNGDTALTLAACQNNIPAASILLQEPDIDINSASPCYGAALHQACRNQSLEMMKILVEHEADVNRTVPGIPGTPLQSACLVFGDYEFEGIRERIEYLMDKGADITQSGGLFGGVLSVAALQCGSEVIEFLITKGARVDICNPHRCMPIHYAAFHGIETLVSVKEAGGDVTVRDKLGRSALHWAAQNGRVRAVDYLLTSLGAHAVNERDIDGWTPLCWAARGTNGTPFPSLAGESCDYLGTIQLLLRSGADVSVSASIGDETWSPLKIACYSRAPVEIVKALRLSPEQRVTEDEVKIAGSRSGWCDCCHWTLSGIYYTCTKCKDFHFCPKCYARRDIIHAPHTDHIFEEEQYDPPPESEWRSLLEELNSNTEEEQDSDSSSESSDSKWRARGRIWSRLRHAFWGNSSEDSD, from the exons ATGGCTGGTCCAGAATCTGGGCTATTTGTCGAGTGGCCTTTATCTGACGACTCATCGACCCTAGACTCTGCTGGACTAGA CCTAGTCCTCGTCCACGGTCTTTATGGTGGCTCGGACGAAAGCGTCAAAAGCCGAGTCAGCCCAGGATCTGGTTCCAGTGCTTGGATCGATGGCTATGCGCAGTCATCGAATACTAATTCAAGGGTTCTGATCTTCAAGTATAATTGTGAAGACATTTTAGCTGGAATTTATACTCGAGATGCAATTCAACGGCAGGCAATCTCTCTGTTGAATGGGCTTAGTACGCTAAGGGAGAAAGCACCAGCT CGATCTATTATGTTTATTTCACATGACATCGGTGGCTTGATTGTTAAAGAT GCACTCCAACTCGCGGCGATTGATAGTGCCAAGTGGGCTGGAATTGCAGACTATGCTCGAACACTG ATATTCTCCGGCTGTCTGCAAAGAAGTAGCGACGATCTCGAGCTGCAAAATCAGGTCTCTGCCTTCCTACTTGGGGTATACAAACCAGAGCTTCTAAAGATCTCCCCATCGCTTGCCTATGTGCCAGGGATCATCGATGCAACTGTCGAAATCAATGGCTTATTTGTCGAGTCTAAAGTCTACCTACGCAGCTACATGGTCAGCATCCATGCCCATGAATCTACACCGGGACGCATCCATCAT GTGTTTGACAGATTTTCTGGAACATTGGGATTCCCATTCGAAACATGCATAGCTGAGGAACCTACAAAAAGTCTTGAAGATAATTTCTCGAAAATCCGAACCCATCTTGCTGCACAAAGTTCAG TTCTCACCTCTCCACAGTCCCATCTAATTGACCGTGAAAGACTGTTTCTTTCACTTGCTCACCCGATTGATCCGTTTACTACGGCTCCCAATGCCAACCACGGGATCCATCAGATCGATGCTGTCAAGAAATGGCTTCATTCACCCAGAGACCAGGTTCTGCATATCTACGGCACGCATGGAGCTCACGAGGCTGGTGAGCAGTTATTCTACTCAATCCAAAAATTATGTCGAGAGGATAAGAATCTTCACCTGACTCTATATTTCTCGTTCGATGGCTGGGATGAACGTCGAAGTTCCTTGAATCGAATGCTTTCAACTTTGTGGGCTCAGGTCGTTTGCCACCTGTCCGAAACATATTCAGGTTGGACTGACACCGTGCTGACGCAAATCGCCCAAGAGCATTGCTGGACCGATATAGATCTGATTAAATGGTTTCGCAAACTTCAGAACTGGACGCCAGTGCGAAATATTTCCTTAGTTGTCAATTATGTTGACGAATGCTCCAGTGCGTCATATAATTCCCTAATTCAGCTTCTATCCCAGATGCCCTTCGGAAACAGCTGTCCTTGCTGGATAGCCATTACTAGCCAGAAGCATCTGGACATTGCGCAAGGCCCGTCGACTTGGCAATCTGTTGACCTGGGCACAGTAATCACCGACATGAGACTTGAAAGTCCCACAGACATGGACTTtgctcgtcttcttcaatcaCACCCTGAGTTAACCCTGCAGAGGCCTTTAATATGTGAGACGATAGAGTCTTTCTCCAGTGGGAATTCACTGAGTCGACACATATTGTTTGAACAGCtcagaaagaataaaaattgGTCATGGGATATCACCCGCCTGGTATCTTTCCTAAGAGAAGCCAACAACAATAAGTTCTCTGTCGAACTCATCCTTGATCGGGTACTTCGAAGCCTGGGGGATTCCAACCTTGTCCATTTAATCCTAACCTGGCTCATCTATGCTGCCAGGCCTCTGACAGTCTGGGAACTCGCCACCGCAATTAAATTCACATCGCGCCCATCTCCTGAGCCATGGGCCAACTTCAACGTCATGGGTGCTCGTGAAACTGGCTCTACTTTGGAGTCCTGGCTTGCGGGTATTGTCAGGATTGAGCATAATGAGATTCGGATTCCAGATCGGCGAGtgagagatatattttcTCAGTGCAGCAATGCGACGGacaatacatacatatgGCAGGAAATACGCGGAACTGCCGAATTCTATATTACCCAGTCCTGTCTTGAGTATCTCACTCTTTCAGATATACAAGAAAAGATGCAGGCACGCCTTCCTGCTTCTGCCTCTGAGTCGATTGAACCATCATGCCAGCTGAGGCGTCGCGACCTTTGCTTCTACGCAACGCAGACATGGACGTACCACGCTGCCCAGATCTCTGCCCCATGTGATTATTCTAGTCTCTTGGACAGTTTTACACGGTCGGAAGCTGCTCTGGTTTGGGCCAAGGTATTCTGGTCAGTTTCAAACTGGGCCACCCGACCGAGCCAGACTTTCGGATCTCTTTACCCAGTATTTGCTGGAGTAGGCCTTTCAAATATCATCACCCCTTCAGGCCAACTGGACATGAGCCAAGGTCTTATCGAAGCAGCAAGGAATGGACAATCCTCCACTGTCTCTGGGCTTATATCCAAACTTGAATACTCTGAGTCCACCCTCTGGGAGGCTCTTCTAGCTGTTCTGTCATTTGGGGATGAGAGAATTGCGCTAGAGATCCTCGGGATTCTTGAAATATCAgaaggcaaggaagaagaaaagcggCAGTGGCCACCTGCCCTCATGTATCGCGCAGCATTCTTAGATCTTCCAGATTTTGCAGAAAAACTCCTCCAGATGGGATGTGCGCCTGAACCCGGTGGTCCAATGGAGGAGAAAACTTTGAGAACTCCATTCCTGACTGCAGCTGCTTACAACAGCACAGCAACTATGCATGTCTTGATGAAACATGGAGCCGATATTCACCATCGAGGAATGCTCCAAAGAACGGCTTTACACTATACAGGAGACCTCAACTGCATAGAAGCAGCAGAGGCACTGGTAACTGAATGTCACGATATATTAGACCAGGGAGAAGAGGACGGTTTAACGCCCGTCTATGAATCTTCTCAGTGGGGCCAATACGCAATGCTTAAATGTCTTCTAGAATTGGGTGCCGATCCAAACATGGGGGCTTGTACCAAGACAACCACCCCTCGCTGGTCGCCATTGGTCgccgctgcagaagaaggaCACGACGAGTGTGTCCGAGTCCTGCTCGATTATGGTGCCAATACCAACATTCCAGGACCGTGGGGCACGGACACTCCATTGCGGTATGCTGCAGTGAATGGCCATGAAGCAACATGTCGGGCTCTTCTCGATGGTGGGGCAGATCCTAATTGCCCCCTTATCAGTCCCCCACTTCTCATAGAGCTATTCAATTACTCAAATGAAATTCCGTCCTCGACGATGCTTAATTTGTTGGATCTATTTCTAGACCGCGGTGCCCAGGCGAATGCCAAGGACGAATCGGGAACGACGGCCTTAACAATGGCAGTGACACGCGGAGAGGAATCACTAGTGAGATGTCTGCTAGATCACGGTGCTGATCCAAGAGCGTCTGGAGATCCCTTTGGTCTACTCGCTATTGCTATAGATCAAGGGGGCAGTTTAATTAGGCTTCTAGCCGAACGAGGTGCTAATTTAGAGACGAGAAATCATCAAGACGTAACTCCATTGATGTACGCAGCAACCCGCTGCCATACAGACGCTTTGGCGGCCCTTCTACAGTGGAATGTTGTCATCGACGCGGAAGTCAATCATACCAAACCGGACTGGCCGGGCTGGACGGCATTGTGTTTTGCCGCGAATCATGACAATCAAAAAGGTCTCAAGTTGCTGATAGAAGCCGGAGCAGATCTGAGCCACCGTACAGCGGATGGTTTTTGTCCAATTCATCTAGCGGGCGAATGCAGTGCCCTTCGATTATTGCTGGAGTATCGCAAAAGAATAGATATTGATGAGCGCACTTCTTTCGGGTCAACGGCGTTGATGCTAGCAACAGCGGATCCACCTGCACCCATTGATAGGATCAAGCTATTGATCAATGCTGGTGCCAACCTAAATGCTCAAGATAAAAACGGCGATACCGCTTTGACCCTTGCGGCCTGTCAGAACAATATACCAGCGGCGTCGATATTATTGCAAGAACCAGATATCGATATCAACTCAGCCTCACCGTGCTACGGGGCTGCCCTGCATCAAGCCTGTCGAAACCAGTCCCTTGAAATGATGAAAATTCTAGTTGAGCATGAAGCCGACGTGAACAGAACAGTACCCGGCATTCCTGGGACACCATTACAGTCCGCATGTCTTGTGTTTGGAGATTATGAGTTTGAGGGCATTAGGGAACGCATTGAATATCTTATGGATAAAGGTGCCGACATCACGCAGTCCGGAGGCCTTTTCGGCGGTGTTCTCAGTGTAGCAGCCCTCCAGTGTGGGTCAGAGGTGATCGAATTTTTGATCACCAAAGGTGCTCGGGTTGATATATGCAATCCTCATCGCTGTATGCCCATTCACTATGCTGCTTTCCATGGCATTGAGACTTTGGTCTCTGTAAAGGAAGCGGGGGGTGACGTTACAGTCCGTGACAAGCTAGGACGCAGTGCATTACATTGGGCAGCACAAAATGGACGAGTACGAGCCGTTGATTATCTCTTGACATCCTTGGGTGCGCATGCTGTTAATGAACGCGATATAGACGGCTGGACGCCGCTCTGCTGGGCTGCACGAGGAACAAACGGTACCCCCTTCCCTAGCTTAGCTGGTGAATCGTGTGACTACTTAGGTACCATTCAGCTACTTCTCAGGTCAGGGGCAGATGTCTCTGTGAGCGCCTCCATTGGCGATGAAACCTGGTCCCCATTGAAAATCGCATGCTACAGTAGAGCACCAGTAGAAATTGTCAAGGCTCTGAGACTGTCTCCTGAGCAACGAGTaactgaagatgaagtgaaGATTGCGGGCAGCAGATCTGGGTGGTGCGATTGTTGCCATTGG ACCCTATCGGGAATATATTACACATGTACGAAGTGCAAGGACTTTCATTTCTGTCCAAAATGCTACGCAAGACGAGATATCATCCATGCGCCACATACAGATCACATattcgaagaagagcaataTGATCCTCCACCTGAGTCGGAGTGGAGATCACTACTCGAAGAGCTGAATTCCAAcactgaagaagagcaggacTCTGACTCATCTTCTGAGTCCAGCGATAGTAAATGGCGAGCTAGAGGCCGAATTTGGTCACGTCTACGTCATGCCTTTTGGGGGAACTCGTCGGAAGATAGTGATTAA